ctgagttctagtattatgggggGAGAAAAGAATCCCTCTCTACATTTCCCCACCTCATGCATAATTCTACAAGCCCCTATCATGTCCttcctttttttctatttttctcaACACTTTCATTTTCCAAGGCCTCACACCTTGGGCTTGAATTGTTAAGGGCATTTTCTCTTCATTCTTAACACAATTTCTCCCTGAAACTTAACAATATGTTTCCTTCATTTTAGAAACTTGGAATCTGTTTTGAATCAGTTTTGATCAAAGAGAAATTCCAAGAgatgaggggaaagaaaggaagggccTGCAAGGTTTCTGGATTTCACTGTATGGATGCTCAGAAGCAGGCACGGTCTTATTCCCAgcttggtggttaggagtgcctacTTCTGGCAAGCTGGAatcgattcttcactcctccacatgcagcaggctgggtgaccttgggctcgccacagcactgataaaactgttctgactgagcagtgatatcagggctctctcagcctcacccacctcacagggtgtctgttgtggggagaggaaagggaaggcgactgtaaggcgctttgtgactccttctggaaaggaaagtggcatataagaaccaactcttgttcctcAGACTTTCCTGTCTTCCTGCTGGACCTCCATCTTGTGCTGTTTAACACTAACACCTGCAAGGGTTGAAGTTTCAAAAGAATACATCTATTTCTcgtcaaagagaaatgaaagaggaATCTCTCAATGGCGATATTTAAACTGTGAATTTTGGAAGAAGCCATTCCCCTCCCACAACTACACTATCCAGGAGTAAATCTCACCCACGAGGCTCACTGGGTATCCCTGTAGCTGTTGTCCTTGCTCTGCTTAGGCTTCTTCAAAAGATTGTTGTAAGGACAAATTTGGATAGCTCCACCCACCCCACCTTGAGCTCCTTGAAAGAAGCATGGAAAGCATTTAGGATGCTTGGCTGTTAACTGGACTTTCCTTCAAAAGCAGCTGAGAACCCAATTCTCAGGTATGAGGGAGCATAGCATGGATCAGAACCAAAGCAGGCAAGGAAAAGGTCCTTAGACCGTCCCTTCCATACCATTTTCCCAACTTGAAATGCCCACAGTGGGCACTGTTTGTTCCAGCAATGTCTGTGGGGCCCCCAGATGGGCAAGTAGCATCCCCAAGGCCCTTTCAGGTTGGAAAAATGATGTGTCAGAGGTCAAAGATGGACAGAGGTCAGAGTACCTCTTTTCACATGCTATACAAACCTGATGCAATTAGTCCTCCAGGCCCATAGGAACAGAGTTCCCAGTCAGGAACTTTCAGTACAGTCTGAGTGGCAGAAGGCTTGAATCAGCATTTTGATAATTAAAAGGATTCTGACTACATAATTATAAAATCATTTTTCTCTCAGGAAgagtctaaaaggtaaaggtatcccctgtgcaagcaccgagtcatgtctgacccttggggtgacgccctctagcgttttcatggcagactcaatacggggtggtttgccagtgccttccccagtcattaccgtttacccccaagcaagctgggtactcattttaccaacctcggaaggatggaaggctgagtcaaccttgagccggctgctgggatcgaactcccaacctcatggccagacagcttcagacagcatatcgctgccttaccactgtgcaccacaagaggctctcaggaaGAGTCTACGTGTCTAAAATTAACAGTGTGGTCCCTTCCCCCGTAAATGACGTATTAATAGGGATAAACTCGGTAATGTAGTCAGATTATTTTGGCAGTTTCTGCCTCCATTCTTGGGGGAAAAATGGTGCAGTTTTGTGTGTGAGGTGCAGATCTTGGCTGTCTCCCGCTATTTATATGAATGACTGATTACAGTTAAAACAGCACAGTTGAGACGTGTAACTTTTACGCTTGGTTTTATCACCTCAATAGAAACACAAGCAGCATTAAggcacatgcatgcatgtttaAGAAATGAGATTCGGAAGACACGAATGTGGATTTCTTATAATTTGATTTTAATATTTCTGAGGTTTTAGGGGTCCTGAAACCGTGAGTGCCAGTTTGTAAAAGAAATTATACGGATGGAAACAGCCCAGAAGCTACAataaatgttttggaggccaggCGTCAGTCTCGCTTTGCCAATCCTTGTTTTGTACATGAAGAAGTTTTCCTTTCTTCCAGTCAAAGCTCAGGCAAGCTCAGGTAGCAACAGGCTGTCCCATCCCAACTGTATGAAACACTTCATTCCATTCCAGTCAGTCTCattccacaacaaccttgtaacaACGGCAAGAAGTGTGCACAGACCACATGCAGAGTGTTATACATTCAATTTCTGTTCTTGAAGAGCAAAACAGTTACCTATAAACAAAAGATACCACCAAGGGGTGGAAAGAGGGCCAAGTCACTGCTTGTACCAAATGGGCGGCAAGATGCTGGTACTTTTGTGCATGACCTTCTCAGTCCTGTGGTCTCTCTTTACAGCTTTATCGGCGGGTGCTTCTTGCTCTTTGTTGGGAGTGTCCTGCTGGTTTGCATCGTGGCTCTCCTCGTTGTTCGTTTCTTGGGACGAAATGATGGTAGAGGGTTTTTGGTTGGCAATCGGCAGCTTTTCAGGGGgttcagatttgacttctcccgAGGGGTGGTGCCAGATTTCATCtgcagaaaggaaaacaaatagataaagcccagattcaaaacaatccttcttgctgcagaaggaaaatttaaatcggacaaaaccaaaacggaaatcacagtctgtgtagatggcagggactgaatcgacctgggattggaataaaagctccgtgctgtTTACACCCAGGATTGCTCTAGGACAcgtattcccaaccaggggtccatggacacctgggagtccatgggagctccagagggggacCATAACCTTtctcctcctaccttaatggtCACAAGCTAGGAAACCGGCCATTTCTGTTGCTCCCCCCATCATCCCTCTCAAgcgtgagttctcttgtggttctgtgcctgggaggcGGCATGCATTcgcccaccttaaaccacctcctgtctcccccccccagtcctctttgagcctgcctattaacatggagttgatgtcacttccagtgacatgtcacttttgggggtgtggctgggtggcgtggccagctgacattacttccagaactcctcaaaacctgaaaaattcagaggctcctccatggtcaaaaagttggaaaaagATGCTCTAGGCATTTCTGTCTAAGATTTCTGATTCACAAAGCCAGATGCGTTTTCTCCCCTCAGGGCATACCATGCCACCAATGACAACATTCACACAACAGTGGCTGTCTGTTGCCTAGTCTGGGCAGGAGGAACATGTGAACtaggtgttgtgtctgtagttctgctgagGGCCAGGTTTGAGcctgcactgtaattgaccaatgcagaGTTAAGTCCCATGCGCCGGATCCAGTCAatctaaagtgaaactgaccaatagcatgcacagGTAGGAAGATCTATTGTGAGGCTTTTGTATATAAGCTTGGGTTGATTGTGGATTTCTTTGGTTTAGTACTTGTACTGTCGTGCTGGGGTCACGATAAAGAACGGTGACtccgaattaaagaaagtcatctaaacattatttggtttccattttgatatttagcactttaaatttttccattgattcgtggtgacactacctttcccgcatgatatccaggagcggatataacttgctacatttgagagccccagtattaagtgtagatctctgcattttgccagattaacttcctccccggtGCCTCCAACAGTGATGTAGCAAAGAAGTATGtagctgattggtcagggtgtcagttcaaagactgcctggttcctggttgccattcacTCGCAAGACTTGTTTTTGCGCTCATTTTGGGATTTGTTTtaaaagtgactgtgctccaaaaacCCACACTTTTCTCAGTagggatttgcctcttggatttaccttcccctcctcattctctgtgaggctgctgcctccctccccctcaccacccaccactcctgcaggaaaagaaagataaacaagcagcctcgtgctccacttgcccctcgcCTGGCTTGCTATGACTGTAGACTCGGGactagtcaaaaggcaggaaataaagcactctccagccttgtactccttcaatgctggctggagctttacCCAATCCCTCTCCCCTAATCAAGCAGGAAGGACGCTGAAAATTGGGATAATGCAAACGCAGAAGGGCGACATATTTAAAATCGGaaaaaaaggaaggctgtagatacgggTTCAAAGTGACAAGAATTCGGCAAGATTTACGGTgggaaaaaatgtaagtgcagactaTACCCTGATCTTTGAACCCACAGAACCAACAGTGGGTGACTCCCAGAGCAGCACCCAAGGAGAGGAGTGATAAATATGCTTACTGGTGAACCACACTCCACCCCCCTTTTCTCTAACCATGGCCAGTCCTACTCAGGAAGTCATCTAGCCTCAAGCACATCTTCAGTTTCCATCAGGACTGGAAACTTCCTTCCtttaagaaaggggaaaagatccAGTATGCTGCCAGTACTATATTCCACGGCTTCTGTGGTTTACGCACCTCGCAAACAGTCGTGTTTaaagaaaacaagcaagcaagacaAATGCATTCTTTTCTCAAAAAATCAAAGACCGGAAATCACAATACCGCCTCTTTCTGACTGTGCGTTTTTATGAAAggcctcctttttcttctcagaGGCAACGAAGGATCCTTCACTGGACTTGGGAGCCATCTTGGGCTTTGGCTTTGGCTTGTGTAACCACGGGTCCTGCATCCAGGCATGGTGCGTGGCTTCTTCCGGAGTCATACGCAAGGCAGGCTTCCACCTTCACGCCAAACATAGAGGACATTATGAGGACATTCTTGACTGTggcagaggggggagaagaacaACTCAGGGCTAGTCTGCGCAGTCTCCATATTGAAAATGGGAGGGATTTCTTGACTTCCTGTTCTCTACCCCACATCAACTACCATGtaggtcaggagtagtcaaactgcggccctccagatgtccatggactacaattcccaggagcccctgccagcattcgctggcaggggctcctgggaattgtagtccatggatatttggagggccgcagtttgactacccctgatgtaggtgaTTCATTTGCACACATATAGAAAAAGGGGTATATACAAAGGTATATTCATGGCTGATCATTATATCACTGGGGGAGAAATCACTGCCCGTTGCTTTTACATTTACAGGATTTTCAACACTGCATTTCATAGCTCACCTTTAAAAACCGTTGTtttgtaccccaattttcactacccaaaggagtcccaaaatataaaatcaccttcctttcctctccccacaataggcaccccgTGAGGTTGGTGAGAGAACcttgactgacccaaggtcatccagtaggcctcatgtagagaaggagtggggattcaaacccagttctccagatatgaggctgctgctcttaaccactacaccaagctggaaatctCTCCAGATCTCATGCATCATTTTGTAGCTCGCCTCGTTCTATTTTCCCTTTGGAATGCCTCCAGTTCGGTACCTGATATGAGATTTAAATAAAGAGGTATCTGTTTTATCCCAGTTGTTcctaaccccagcctcaaccaaagacctggcagaagagctctgttttacaggccctgtggaatttagatttccaggagctcattccaccaggttggggccaggaccaaaaaggccctggtccaggtcgagaccaggcatgcttctctggggccaggggcttcaagcagattagcacctgcagagcgaagaacTCTGTGAAGAACCCATCCTTTACAGGGGGTTAATCTAAAAAATTGCTACAGTAACTATTAATTTACACATTAGCAGATACATCAGGACAAAACCTTGAGGATTTAAAATCCTGCACGTATGCTTAGGAAAAGTAGTAAAAGCCACCTTACACCAGACATTTTTTCAGGAAGTCCAGAAAAGAAGCATCATAGGTTTTCAACACAGTACTCAGATCCTTCGAATGTGGGTTTCGTACTTTCCCCCTGCTATTGGTTACATTCTTTGGAGCACCGTTGGAATCTTCAAGACAGAAGAGCAAAATGGTAAAATGGTAAACCTATGTTTGTGTTATCCACGGATGAGGAACTTGCTGAACAAGATTTGGATCTAAAGAATTAATATTTACAGGATGGCCAACCTGTACTCTCAGAGAATGGCCATGTAGCTAgacacatatccagcctgtgctgaggcagctgcatttgttgcCAGTTATGGCCCAATCAAGTTGaggtttggttttaaccttcaagaccATCCGCATCTTGGGCCctgcctgagggaccgcctgcctgcttatgccccccacagagcactttgctctgtggttgTGAATCTATTGGAGGtctctggccctaaggaagcatgtctggcctcgaccagggccagggccttttcagtcctggccccaacctggtggaatgagctcccaaggagagctgaggaccctgatggagatgtcacagatctgcagggcctgcaaaatggaattcttccaccaggttgaggctagTGCTAGGAATATCATGGCCCctctataatttcaggggatccccaggtcctacctggaggctggcatccctagtgctaGCATTGCCACCAGGCGTTCTTAAAAGCACAGGGACTCCCTTCCTCTAGAAAGCCCGCCCACCGTTAGGATGGTCATTTTGTCTGTCTGCTGATCATGAGTCCTTACCAAAGAATGTCCGTCGTCTTGATGCTGTCTGAATGAAATCGTTCGGAGGAAGGCCCAGTACCTTTAGCACAcacaccaccaaaaaaaaaaaaaaagtcagctaGAAGAACTTCTTGGTAAATCAAATATGTAACAAATTAACGGTTTTGTTATCCTTGTGGAACTCACTTTGTCTGGGTGCATCATTGGTTTAAATTGTCAAAataagaacaaattttgagtccagtggcctccTGTGgccacacacttcctcaggtacaatgaaATGGCAAttgccagtccatacatataggtagaggggaAGCAGTAAATTAGCAGACAGTATAATGAAGGTGTTTAACAGATTCAGGGCCCAAACAAGTCCCAGACTctcacaattaaggatacatctaaCCATTCATCTCCAGTCTATTTGTTTCCTTCACTGTGTTTTCCCCAGAACGGAACCAAAACACCTTTATAAACTAAGCTGGTTAGTGCTGTTGGGTCCTggaatcttcattatgctgcttgTTGATTTGCAGCTCACCTGTATGtttggactggtaacttccatttctctgtatctgaggaagtgtctaTTATTTCCAAGGGCGAGGGGGGAAAGAGTCTCTGTTCTTGTCTCACCATTGGAAAACAATGGAGCTCAGATGGGGGTACTCTCTTTGGGTACCcacagaattggaccccctgctccaatctttttgaaaaccATGGGTACCTTTGAAGAGAAGCTTCCACAGCTAACGTGGCAgatttggtgcctctgcctcaaaaCACCGCCCCACCAGACCGCGCAACAAACAGAAAGGGGAAATATTCCACTGACTTTAATAGAGCCATTGACTTTAACAGGGCTGAATCACTTTGGATTCAGTTGAATCCGAGAGAAGAAAGGGTGTTTTGGGCTTGGGTTGAATCAATCTGGGCCAAATCCAAAACGGTCTCAAGCCAAGACCCTGTGGCATTGCTGATAGCAGTGTGGGTTGAGGAGGAGATGTCAGTAACCTCCCTACGTTTTAGATGATTGGGAGATCATAGTGCCCCTGTGGTGCATTCCCCAAGCAGTCATTTGAgttccttagaccaggggtagtcaacctgtggtcttccagatgttcatggactacaattccaatgagcccctgccagcgtttgctggcagggctcatggtaattgtagtccacgaacatctggaggaccataggttgactacccctgccttagacagagaaccaggggagaaaaaCAATTAGATGAGCGCCAACCTGGACAGATCGTTctgatggatgctttaggctgatcctgcattgagcagggggttgggctagatggcctgcatggccccttccatgattctacaaACCTATGGTCAGCCTTTTCTCCTTTACAGAACGTAGCCACCCCTctggggagagggcaggatttcataaggaccatatcactccagtcttgtccCATTGACACTGGctcccagtctgtttccagagaCGATTCAAGGAGCCCAGTGTTAACTTTTAAAGCTCTTTGTGGCTTGAAATTTGAATACTAGAAGGATTACTGACTCCCCTATGAAACCTATTGACTGCTAAGGTCATCTTCAGAAGCCTTTTCAGGTACCctcaccttctgagattaggtggtgTAAAAGGGGCTTTCTGGGTTGTGGCACCAGAGCTCTGAAACTCCCTTCCATGGAGACCCATCTAGCCCTTTGTATATGTATGTTAGCTttggtttaaattgttttagtaatgtgtttttgtttagctttaatggtttttaagacacattttattatgtgtgtttttaatttgttagccccccctccccccggcagtCCTGATGATGGCAGAAAGATGGGAATTCAATTCTGCAAATAAAAGGAATTACATTTCCAGTTCTAGGTGCCCCTGCTCAGTTTTCGGAGCCCAAACTACCTCCATGATGCAGGCAAGTTGCTCCCCTTCATTCTCCCCAGGGAAGAGTGGGTATCCCGTGTACAGCTCAGCCATGATGCAACCCAAGCTCCACATGTCAATGGCAGTTGCGTAGGGGTGACCAAGAATCACTTCCGGGGAGCGATAAAACCGACTCTGGACATATGtgtatactgggggggggggaaacaaaggaaGGGTGAGAACCCCAGGGGGACAACAGCAACCAAGATGCAGTGATGGACAGAATGGCGCAGCACGAGAGAAATGCAATGCATGTTATTTAGTCTGGTGCATCAGAATTTAACCTTTGCTAatagcagagctctctcatttTTCTCCACTTCCATCTTACAAGTCAGCTGTGTGTTCCAAGGAAttcagaagacaaagaagaaaaataactgtttttatacccggcttttcactacccaaaggaatcccaaagcggtttgcaaacccctttcccttcttctccccacaacagactccctgtgaggtaaggggggccgagagagctctaacagaactgactggaccaaggtcacccagctagctgcatgtggaggagaggggaatcaaacccagttctccaggttagaggccactgctcttaactacaacaccaagctgactctcataaTTACCCAAATATCAATATGAATGTCTTGCTTAttatcatggggaggggggttaagcaGTTACTTTAGCATGTGGGTCCCAAAAGCATACAGTAAACTTAAAAGTTGGTCAAGTCTCTTAGAAAGTTAGAGAATTGTTTTAAGAGCAGATTAGAAAAATTCGTGGAGGACAGGTCCTTCAAGCAGTATTACCCACGGCAACTGAATAGAACCCTCCATGTTCAGCGATAGTATACCTATGGGCCACAAACAGCTGAGGTCATACAGAAGGGAATGCCCATCACCTTCACAGCCTGCATTGGAGGCAACCTGGCTGGcttttgttaaaaagaaaaactagGCAGATCTTTGGACTGATCCAGCAATGCTCCAGTTACATTCTAATGGCATGCTCTTATGACATCTGCACATATGCATTTATGTACATACTAAAACAGCAGAAAAGTTAAGAaatctaaggaaggaaattacaTCTACTTGACTTTTCTGCAAACCTCTTTGGTGCTCATAGCAGCTTGAGCCAAAGTCGATAACTTTAAACGAAATTTGCCCTGTTTGCGGTTGATTTATAAGTATATTCTcctaaaggagaaagagaaaagagaaccaCAGATTAGCAAACAAAGGGACATAATGGAGGGACATAATCAGATTAGGAGATTTTAAAAGGTTCTTTGCTCATCACCAAGATTTAACCACCCAGTCACAGAGTAAATGCCAGTGTAGAAAAGGCCGTACTTACAGGTTTTAGATCACAGTGGATAATTTTCTCCGTATACAACAATTGTAAACATCTTAATATACATTGCGTGAACCGGCGAATCAGACTCAAGGTGAAGCCTTGGAAATTATTTTTCTTGATTAATTCATACAAATTTATACTGTGGGGTGAGAGAATGAGaatgtttacattttatattgtGCACTGTCTACGCTGAAGTCCACTCACTTATTAGAACTGAAATTAAATTGGATATACCTGTTCTGAGATGCGTTGGTtcttcaatatttttttttaatctcaaaaAGAGAGCTAGGACACCAAGTATGAGACAAATTTTCCCCTCCTGTGGAACTTCTTTCCACAGGAGAGGTTCTGTGTTAAAGTCACTATCTTTaatggaacaaaatttgaatgcagtggcacctttaagaccaaccacctTTTTTTCaaggtttcatgtgcatgcctcATTTGCCAGATATCAtgggcatgcacacgaaagctggtatcttgaataaaacttgattggtcttaaaggggccactgcactttgttctgctgcttcagaccaacaggcctATACTCCTGAATCTGTCGGAGCTCTTGGCAAGATCATCTTTGAAGCAATTGTCCAAGTCTGCCCTTAGCTCCAGTCCCTTGTGATCCCCTTTTGTCAGAGGCCGGACACAAGTTCAGGTCACATTTTCAGAATGAAAAGAATAAGATCGATTCCAGAGTTTCCTCCTGTTCTAGCCTCAGAAGTCTGTTAAGTACCAGGGTGAAATCATGTGATCATAGAATCGTTTTAGATCAACCCCCCACGGGAGTCACTTGCGGCTTGTTTTCCTTCATTAGAAACTGGAAACAGTGCTAAGACCAAAATGCAGAAGAGCCGGAAGAAGAGCAAAACAGAATCCTTTGGTTCTTCATGTTCTCTTCTGATTTCATTAGTTGGGCAGACACAATGTGATACTCAGAAGCTTATGAGTTCAACAATGAAATCTGATGCAATTAAAAATAACCATTATACAGTTGGCATAAGGCAGCTGCTAGAACAGTGCTGAGTGAAGcaaagggaagaggagggagggaacagtTTTTACAGGGAAGAAAATTTGATGGCTTCTTTTCATTCCCACTGCTGCCCTGAAGAACACTGGGAAAAGACAGCGAACTGCTGAAACATCAACAGTTTTCTGTTCCTATCTTTAACAGCATTTATTCTGTATTGCAGCTAAAGAGACCTGAACAATCAGGTTTGAGATGGGCAGGCCCCATAATCCATTGGTCAAGCTCATGATTTATATATAGAAAACCATGATTCAATCCGGGGCActtctcattttaaaaagaaattaaaaaagacATGCAAGATATCGAACGAGGAAGGAGCATCTGTTTGAGGTCCAAGAGGAGACACAATATTATTCAAGCA
This region of Paroedura picta isolate Pp20150507F chromosome 14, Ppicta_v3.0, whole genome shotgun sequence genomic DNA includes:
- the DYRK4 gene encoding dual specificity tyrosine-phosphorylation-regulated kinase 4 — encoded protein: MKDYFYFRNHFCISFELLGINLYELIKKNNFQGFTLSLIRRFTQCILRCLQLLYTEKIIHCDLKPENILINQPQTGQISFKVIDFGSSCYEHQRVYTYVQSRFYRSPEVILGHPYATAIDMWSLGCIMAELYTGYPLFPGENEGEQLACIMEVLGLPPNDFIQTASRRRTFFDSNGAPKNVTNSRGKVRNPHSKDLSTVLKTYDASFLDFLKKCLVWKPALRMTPEEATHHAWMQDPWLHKPKPKPKMAPKSSEGSFVASEKKKEAFHKNAQSERGDEIWHHPSGEVKSEPPEKLPIANQKPSTIISSQETNNEESHDANQQDTPNKEQEAPADKAVKRDHRTEKVMHKSTSILPPIWYKQ